From Paenibacillus graminis, a single genomic window includes:
- the serS gene encoding serine--tRNA ligase — translation MLDMNWIRDNEELVRNTAAWKKVDFPLEDLLEWDDKRRELRRETERRRAERNGLTKEVERLLRQGEAAAGEAAKAQVREINVQLTKLEADLAEAEQRCGELLLLAPNPVSADTPIGADDSGNVELRRYGRLPDFGFTPRDHVELGELHNIIDIPRGVKAGGPRSYVLKGAGLYLHLAVQRLALDVLAERGFTVMDVPVIVRPEALERTGFFPGGMDQTYELNGEKRWLAGTSEVSLVSLYSDEIVEADTPLRLAGMSACFRREVGSAGRDVRGLYRVHQFSKIEQVVICKSDAAVSEQLLQEILANAEHILQLLELPYRVVAVCSGDMALKTHKQYDIETWMPSRGAYGETHSASNLLDFQARRSGIRFRDEDGRLHYCHTLNNTAVATPRILIPLLENHQQEDGSVYIPKALRKYMDGREYLHAAAPAAE, via the coding sequence ATGCTGGACATGAACTGGATCAGGGACAATGAGGAGCTTGTAAGAAACACGGCGGCGTGGAAAAAGGTGGACTTCCCGCTGGAGGATCTCCTGGAATGGGACGATAAACGGCGGGAGCTGCGCCGGGAGACCGAGCGGCGGCGTGCGGAGCGCAACGGGCTGACGAAGGAGGTCGAGCGCCTGCTCCGCCAGGGAGAGGCCGCTGCCGGAGAAGCAGCCAAGGCGCAGGTGCGCGAGATCAACGTTCAGCTTACGAAGCTGGAAGCCGATCTGGCCGAAGCAGAGCAGCGCTGCGGCGAGCTGCTGCTGCTTGCGCCAAATCCGGTATCGGCTGACACGCCGATTGGCGCAGACGACAGCGGGAACGTGGAGCTGCGGCGATACGGCCGTCTGCCGGACTTCGGCTTCACGCCGCGCGATCATGTGGAGCTCGGCGAGCTTCACAACATCATCGATATTCCGCGCGGCGTCAAAGCCGGAGGACCGCGCAGCTACGTGCTGAAGGGCGCGGGTCTGTACCTGCACCTTGCCGTGCAGCGGCTGGCGCTGGATGTGCTGGCCGAACGCGGCTTCACCGTGATGGACGTGCCGGTTATTGTCCGCCCGGAGGCGCTGGAGCGGACCGGTTTTTTCCCGGGAGGGATGGACCAGACCTATGAGCTGAATGGAGAAAAGCGCTGGCTGGCCGGAACCTCGGAGGTGTCGCTCGTCTCGCTCTACAGCGACGAAATCGTCGAGGCGGATACACCGCTGCGGCTGGCCGGAATGTCGGCCTGCTTCCGCCGCGAGGTCGGCTCGGCAGGCCGCGATGTACGCGGCCTGTACCGGGTGCACCAGTTCTCGAAGATCGAACAGGTTGTAATCTGCAAGAGTGATGCGGCAGTCTCGGAGCAGCTGCTGCAGGAAATTCTGGCGAATGCCGAGCATATCCTCCAGCTGCTGGAGCTGCCCTACCGCGTAGTGGCCGTCTGCAGCGGGGATATGGCGCTGAAGACGCACAAGCAATACGACATTGAGACCTGGATGCCCAGCCGGGGGGCCTATGGGGAGACCCATTCAGCTTCCAATCTGCTGGATTTTCAGGCCCGCCGCTCGGGCATCCGCTTCCGCGATGAAGACGGGCGGCTGCACTATTGCCACACCCTGAACAATACCGCTGTGGCCACGCCGCGGATTCTGATTCCGCTGCTGGAGAATCACCAGCAGGAGGATGGCTCGGTCTATATACCGAAGGCACTGCGCAAGTATATGGACGGGCGTGAGTATCTTCACGCTGCTGCGCCGGCAGCGGAATAA
- the ssuE gene encoding NADPH-dependent FMN reductase has protein sequence MAKIVVINGTPSLVSRVNAVIEYAEANLRGRGFEVERINVAELPAEDLIHTKFESEAIVKANGLVAEADAVIVVSPVYKASYTGVLKTFLDLIPEKGLAGKILLPLFMGGSLAHLLTIEYALKPVLSVLGARHILGGVYAVDSQAVRNDQGVVELAGELKLRLDSVLAELAEETSHKAARKSAE, from the coding sequence GTGGCTAAAATAGTTGTCATCAACGGAACACCATCCCTGGTCTCGCGGGTGAATGCAGTTATTGAATATGCGGAGGCCAATTTGCGCGGGCGTGGATTTGAAGTGGAGCGGATCAATGTGGCCGAACTCCCGGCTGAGGATCTGATCCATACCAAATTCGAAAGTGAAGCCATTGTCAAGGCTAACGGCCTTGTAGCTGAAGCCGATGCAGTAATCGTGGTCAGCCCGGTATACAAAGCTTCTTATACGGGGGTCTTGAAGACTTTCCTGGATCTGATCCCGGAAAAAGGGCTGGCCGGCAAAATCCTGCTTCCCCTCTTTATGGGCGGCAGTCTGGCACATCTGCTTACCATTGAATATGCACTGAAACCGGTGCTGTCCGTACTGGGGGCGCGCCATATCCTGGGCGGCGTGTACGCGGTGGACTCCCAGGCTGTGCGTAATGACCAGGGTGTCGTCGAACTCGCCGGCGAACTCAAGCTGCGCCTGGACAGCGTCCTTGCGGAGCTGGCGGAAGAGACGTCGCACAAGGCAGCGCGTAAATCTGCAGAGTAG
- a CDS encoding ribonucleotide-diphosphate reductase subunit beta, with protein sequence MQLQKIFNTEAPNQSTRIIDGECSGILNWNDIRMPHMYKLYKVLLLNHWIADEIPMSKDAQQFPQLEAEEQRVFKINIALLAVLDSMQTMFVGDVKRYFTDSSLEAISAIIGQQEVVHNQSYSYVLSSIVSESEQKEIFEYWKHDPVLLERNQFISDIYQEFRDAPSKETFFRAMVADLILEGIFFYSTFAFFYNLARDQKMMATSQMISYIQRDENQHCYFFAEVFKQLLVDFPELNTKENMDYVYRTIDRAVELETNWGHYTLTNVRGIDMNELSDYIKYTANKRLTLMGLEKAYSGVDVNCMPWIKPFSDEALNATKTDFFEAKSRNYGKVGDDNGFDDL encoded by the coding sequence ATGCAACTGCAAAAGATTTTTAATACCGAAGCCCCGAACCAATCCACCCGAATCATCGACGGGGAATGCTCAGGGATTCTGAACTGGAACGATATCCGCATGCCGCACATGTACAAGCTGTACAAGGTGCTGCTGCTGAACCACTGGATCGCCGATGAGATCCCGATGTCGAAGGATGCGCAGCAGTTCCCGCAGCTGGAAGCGGAAGAGCAGCGCGTGTTCAAGATCAACATCGCCCTGCTGGCGGTGCTGGATTCCATGCAGACGATGTTCGTAGGCGATGTGAAACGTTATTTTACCGACTCCTCACTGGAGGCGATTTCGGCCATCATCGGGCAGCAGGAGGTTGTGCATAACCAGTCCTACTCCTACGTCCTTTCTTCCATTGTCTCGGAGAGCGAGCAGAAGGAGATTTTTGAATACTGGAAGCATGATCCGGTGCTGCTGGAACGCAACCAGTTCATCTCGGACATTTATCAGGAGTTCCGCGATGCGCCGTCCAAGGAGACTTTTTTTCGGGCGATGGTGGCTGATTTGATTCTGGAGGGAATTTTCTTCTATAGTACATTTGCCTTCTTCTATAACCTGGCCCGTGACCAGAAAATGATGGCAACCAGCCAGATGATCTCCTACATTCAGCGTGACGAGAATCAGCACTGCTACTTTTTTGCTGAAGTGTTCAAGCAGCTGCTGGTGGATTTCCCTGAGCTGAATACCAAAGAAAATATGGATTATGTCTACCGCACCATCGACCGCGCCGTAGAGCTGGAAACCAACTGGGGCCACTACACGCTGACCAACGTGCGCGGGATTGATATGAACGAACTGAGTGACTACATTAAATACACGGCCAACAAGCGCCTCACCCTGATGGGTCTGGAAAAAGCCTACAGCGGCGTAGACGTCAACTGCATGCCATGGATCAAGCCTTTCTCCGACGAAGCGCTGAACGCGACCAAAACCGACTTCTTCGAAGCCAAGTCCCGCAACTACGGCAAGGTGGGCGACGACAACGGGTTCGACGATTTGTAA
- a CDS encoding ribonucleoside-diphosphate reductase subunit alpha yields MPQLVVKPDNRQLAFDEIRLSVYADRILKGLDQLSKETLLRGVQSKLRREEVSGEEISNAFTMSALELVTKEEPDWKFAAARSLLTSLYKKAAVNRRYKAYPEEPYGELYPLITDLVKKGIYREELLSHYTKEQIEELGSCIDHTRDLLFDYIGLLTLSDRYLAHDFDGRVMELPQERYMVIAMFLMHTEPEEKRLELVKEAYWAMSNIYMTAATPTMSNAGKKVAGQLSSCFIDTVDDSLEGIFDSNTDVARLSKMGGGIGVYLGKVRARGSDIRGHKNTSSGVIPWIRQLNNTAVSVDQLGTRKGAVAVYLDVFHKDILAFLDLKLNNGDERMRAHDVFHGVCLPDLFMEAVEARGHWNLFCPHEVKKVMGWKDAKGRALGLEDFYDEQLGQGSFREKYAEATANLELSRITVPAIDIMKRIMKSQLETGTPYMFYRDTVNRSNPNRHQGMVFSSNLCTEIMQNQSATVIESEELVTKDGQTRIVISKVPGDFVVCNLNSIHLARAIPAGVLERLVPIQVRMLDNVIDINNIEVLQAQYTNSQYRAVGLGTFGLHHLLALEGIRWESDEAVEYNNHLYEHINYLVVRSSMELAREKGRYPKFAGSDWETGAYFTSRGYTSGEQEGKYVTTEQWRELQEQVAADGVRNAWMFAIAPNGSTSIIAGSTASIDPLYELLSYEEKTTYKIANPAPDLSEKTIWYYKTAFLIDQNWSIRMASARQRHVDQGQSFNLYVTPDIKATDFLNLHLNAWKGGLKSTYYVRSRALTIEECESCAS; encoded by the coding sequence ATGCCACAGCTCGTAGTGAAACCCGACAACCGCCAACTGGCTTTTGATGAAATCCGTCTCTCCGTGTACGCCGACCGTATCCTGAAAGGCCTGGATCAGCTAAGCAAAGAAACCCTGCTGCGCGGTGTGCAGTCCAAGCTGCGCCGTGAAGAGGTCAGCGGAGAAGAGATCAGCAATGCCTTCACGATGAGCGCGCTTGAACTGGTTACCAAAGAAGAGCCGGATTGGAAATTCGCCGCTGCGCGTTCCCTGTTGACCTCCCTGTACAAAAAAGCAGCCGTCAACCGCCGCTACAAAGCTTACCCGGAGGAGCCTTACGGCGAGCTATACCCGCTGATTACCGATCTGGTGAAAAAAGGCATCTACCGCGAAGAGCTGCTCTCCCACTATACCAAGGAGCAGATTGAGGAGCTGGGCAGCTGCATCGATCACACGCGCGACCTGCTGTTCGATTATATCGGCCTCTTGACCCTTTCGGACCGCTATCTGGCTCATGATTTTGACGGGCGTGTCATGGAGCTGCCGCAGGAGCGTTATATGGTTATCGCCATGTTCCTCATGCATACAGAGCCTGAAGAGAAACGTCTGGAGCTGGTAAAAGAGGCCTACTGGGCCATGAGCAACATTTATATGACTGCTGCCACCCCTACTATGTCCAATGCGGGCAAAAAGGTCGCCGGACAGCTCTCCAGCTGCTTCATCGACACCGTGGATGACTCGCTCGAAGGCATCTTCGACTCCAATACCGATGTGGCCCGGCTCAGCAAAATGGGCGGAGGCATCGGCGTCTACCTCGGCAAGGTGCGGGCCCGCGGCTCCGATATCCGCGGCCACAAGAACACCAGCTCCGGCGTTATCCCGTGGATCCGCCAGCTGAACAATACCGCGGTCAGCGTCGATCAGCTCGGCACGCGCAAAGGCGCCGTCGCCGTCTACCTCGACGTCTTCCATAAAGACATTCTCGCCTTCCTCGACCTCAAGCTGAACAACGGGGACGAGCGGATGCGCGCGCATGACGTATTCCACGGCGTCTGCCTGCCCGATCTGTTCATGGAGGCTGTGGAAGCACGGGGACACTGGAATCTCTTTTGCCCGCATGAAGTGAAGAAGGTGATGGGCTGGAAAGATGCCAAAGGACGCGCGCTGGGTCTGGAGGATTTCTATGATGAACAGCTGGGACAAGGCTCATTCCGGGAAAAGTATGCCGAAGCCACCGCCAATCTGGAGCTTTCCCGCATCACGGTTCCGGCCATCGACATCATGAAGCGGATTATGAAATCCCAGCTTGAAACCGGCACGCCATATATGTTCTACCGCGATACGGTCAACCGTTCCAACCCGAACCGTCACCAGGGAATGGTATTCTCCTCCAACCTGTGCACAGAAATTATGCAGAACCAGTCGGCAACGGTTATTGAGAGTGAAGAGCTGGTTACGAAGGACGGACAGACCCGGATCGTGATCTCGAAGGTTCCCGGCGACTTCGTTGTCTGCAATCTGAATTCCATCCACCTGGCCCGTGCTATTCCGGCAGGCGTGCTGGAGCGGCTGGTGCCGATTCAGGTCCGCATGCTCGACAACGTCATCGATATCAACAATATTGAAGTGCTGCAGGCGCAGTACACGAACAGCCAATACCGTGCGGTCGGCCTCGGCACCTTCGGCCTGCATCACCTGCTGGCACTGGAGGGCATCCGCTGGGAGTCCGATGAAGCCGTGGAATACAACAACCATCTGTATGAGCATATCAACTATCTGGTAGTACGCTCCAGCATGGAGCTGGCCCGCGAGAAAGGCCGCTATCCGAAGTTCGCCGGTTCCGACTGGGAGACCGGGGCCTACTTCACCTCGCGCGGCTATACCAGCGGCGAACAGGAAGGCAAATACGTGACCACCGAACAGTGGCGTGAGCTGCAGGAGCAAGTGGCTGCGGACGGCGTGCGCAACGCCTGGATGTTCGCGATTGCCCCGAACGGCTCGACCTCGATCATCGCCGGCTCCACAGCCAGCATCGATCCGCTGTATGAGCTGCTCTCCTATGAGGAGAAAACCACCTATAAGATCGCCAATCCGGCACCGGATCTGTCCGAGAAGACGATCTGGTACTACAAAACGGCGTTCCTGATCGACCAGAACTGGTCCATCCGCATGGCCTCGGCCCGCCAGCGCCATGTTGACCAGGGCCAGAGCTTTAACCTGTACGTGACGCCGGACATCAAGGCCACCGATTTCCTGAACCTGCACCTGAACGCCTGGAAGGGCGGATTGAAGTCGACGTATTATGTGCGGAGCCGTGCCTTAACGATTGAAGAGTGTGAGTCTTGCGCGAGCTAA
- the nrdG gene encoding anaerobic ribonucleoside-triphosphate reductase activating protein, translating to MNICGYYPESINEGEGMRAVLFLSGCRHRCPGCFNPKTWNFNYGEPFTLERQREIIAEMAANPLLDGLTLAGGDPFFSAEEAAGFIQELRSVLPDYSIWIYTGYTYEELTAAPGSPEWNLLALCQVVIDGRFVEELKDTTLPYRGSSNQRIIDIQASLAGTEIVHWQPAAL from the coding sequence ATGAATATATGCGGCTACTACCCGGAATCAATCAACGAAGGAGAGGGCATGCGGGCCGTCCTCTTCCTCAGCGGCTGCCGTCACCGTTGCCCGGGCTGCTTCAACCCGAAGACCTGGAATTTCAATTACGGCGAACCGTTCACCTTGGAGCGCCAGCGGGAGATTATCGCCGAGATGGCGGCGAATCCGCTGCTGGACGGACTGACGCTGGCGGGCGGCGACCCCTTTTTCTCGGCAGAGGAGGCTGCGGGCTTCATCCAGGAGCTGCGCAGCGTCCTGCCGGACTATTCCATCTGGATTTACACCGGCTATACGTATGAGGAGCTTACAGCGGCTCCGGGTTCACCCGAATGGAACCTGCTGGCCTTGTGCCAGGTCGTGATCGACGGACGTTTTGTAGAAGAGCTCAAGGATACCACTCTTCCCTACCGGGGAAGCAGCAACCAGCGCATTATTGATATTCAGGCCAGTCTTGCCGGTACCGAAATCGTACATTGGCAGCCGGCTGCATTATAA
- a CDS encoding anaerobic ribonucleoside triphosphate reductase, which produces MTLLEKRYNGGQAAQEVLLEEVIHLGRDIIDSRDLDLLRENANLNGESFSGKMSKFGSEYSKWYARNFTMPPQLVQATLDNVVYVHDLDQYAIGTTNCIFIPFERLLREGFNTGNGSVRPPNSIMTAMSLVAIIFQSQQNAQYGGVSANKLDYDLAPYVTKSFAKLFRKGLEYFEEGAAGELTGEVTMSRSDLAEQYPRAFRFALKETESETLQAAESMIHNLNTMSSRSGGQIPFTSINYGTCTSPEGQLVISSLLTATMNGLGSGETPVFPIQIFKCKQGVNQQQGDPNYGLFLKAAECSARRLYPNFANLDAPLNLQYYDPADPDTEFATMGCRTRVLGDRFGRNHCSGKGNLSFNTLNLVRLGLAYGIATGRRLAADEAGFYDDLNHYMDIALEGLLHRFRIQASQKAKASDFMMREGVWEGGEALAPEDSVGELLKHGSLSIGFIGMAECMKAMYGKHHGEDMEIHAKALAIVRHMREYCDRKSEELNLNITLFATPAEGLSGKFTKVDRKVIGSIPGVTDREYYTNSFHIPVYHELSAAQKISLEAPFHEYCNAGAISYVELNGNARSNPAAFVKIIRYALEQQVSYFSINHPIDRCSDCGYEGVIGTNCPSCGAHEKDVHIRRLRRVTGYLTGDYQTRFNAAKQAEVRDRVKHL; this is translated from the coding sequence ATGACGCTGCTGGAGAAACGGTACAACGGTGGACAAGCTGCACAGGAGGTTCTTTTGGAGGAAGTGATCCATTTGGGGCGCGATATTATCGACAGCCGGGATTTGGATCTGCTGCGCGAGAATGCCAATTTGAACGGTGAGAGCTTTTCCGGCAAAATGAGCAAGTTCGGCAGTGAGTATTCCAAGTGGTACGCCCGCAACTTCACGATGCCGCCTCAATTGGTGCAGGCTACCCTCGATAATGTGGTATATGTCCACGATCTGGATCAATACGCGATCGGAACCACCAACTGCATCTTTATCCCGTTCGAGCGTCTTCTCCGGGAAGGCTTCAACACCGGCAACGGCAGTGTGCGCCCTCCCAACTCGATTATGACTGCGATGTCGCTTGTGGCGATTATTTTCCAGTCACAGCAGAATGCCCAATACGGTGGCGTCTCCGCCAACAAGCTGGATTATGATCTGGCTCCATATGTGACCAAGTCCTTCGCCAAGCTGTTCCGCAAGGGACTGGAGTATTTCGAAGAAGGCGCTGCAGGAGAGCTCACCGGGGAAGTCACTATGAGCCGCAGCGATCTGGCGGAGCAATATCCGCGGGCCTTCCGCTTTGCGCTGAAGGAGACGGAAAGTGAAACGCTCCAGGCCGCAGAGAGCATGATACATAACCTTAATACAATGTCCAGCCGGTCGGGCGGACAGATTCCTTTTACCAGCATCAACTACGGCACCTGTACCTCACCAGAGGGGCAGCTGGTCATCAGCTCGCTGCTGACCGCCACGATGAACGGCCTCGGCAGCGGCGAAACGCCGGTGTTCCCGATCCAGATCTTCAAATGCAAGCAGGGCGTGAACCAGCAGCAGGGTGATCCGAACTACGGGCTGTTCCTCAAGGCGGCGGAATGCTCCGCCCGGAGACTGTATCCGAACTTCGCCAATCTGGATGCACCGCTTAATCTGCAATATTACGATCCGGCGGATCCGGATACCGAATTTGCCACTATGGGCTGCCGCACCCGGGTGCTGGGCGACCGCTTCGGACGCAACCACTGCTCCGGCAAAGGCAACCTGTCCTTCAATACACTCAACCTGGTGCGGCTGGGACTGGCATACGGCATCGCCACAGGACGCCGCCTTGCCGCCGACGAGGCAGGCTTCTATGACGATCTGAACCATTATATGGACATCGCTCTGGAAGGGCTGCTCCACCGCTTCCGCATCCAAGCTTCCCAGAAGGCCAAAGCTTCCGATTTCATGATGCGCGAAGGCGTCTGGGAAGGCGGCGAAGCGCTCGCTCCCGAAGACAGTGTAGGCGAGCTGCTGAAGCACGGCAGCCTGTCGATTGGCTTCATTGGCATGGCGGAATGCATGAAGGCCATGTACGGCAAACATCACGGCGAGGACATGGAGATTCACGCTAAAGCGCTGGCCATTGTCCGCCATATGAGGGAGTACTGCGACCGCAAGAGCGAGGAGCTGAACCTCAACATCACGCTGTTCGCCACACCGGCTGAAGGCCTGTCCGGCAAGTTCACCAAGGTGGACCGCAAGGTGATCGGCTCGATTCCGGGCGTCACCGACCGTGAATATTATACGAACTCTTTCCATATCCCGGTCTACCATGAGCTGAGCGCTGCACAGAAAATCAGCCTGGAAGCGCCGTTCCACGAATACTGCAATGCCGGCGCGATCTCTTATGTGGAGCTGAACGGCAATGCCCGCAGCAACCCGGCGGCTTTTGTGAAGATCATCCGTTATGCGCTGGAGCAGCAGGTCAGCTACTTCAGCATTAACCATCCGATAGACCGCTGCTCAGACTGCGGCTACGAAGGCGTGATCGGCACAAACTGCCCTTCCTGCGGCGCGCATGAGAAGGATGTGCATATCCGCCGCTTGCGCCGGGTAACCGGCTATCTGACCGGCGACTACCAGACCCGCTTCAATGCCGCCAAGCAAGCTGAAGTAAGGGACCGCGTTAAACATCTATGA
- a CDS encoding MTH1187 family thiamine-binding protein, with protein MAIGEVTVIPIGTGSTSLSSYVADMQRVLETVEGITYELTSMGTIIEGPLARILAAVEALHESPFTAGAQRVSTSLKIDDRRDKPSTSRSKLESVERKLQAD; from the coding sequence ATGGCGATTGGCGAAGTAACCGTAATTCCGATTGGTACAGGCAGCACCAGCCTCAGCAGCTATGTGGCTGACATGCAGCGCGTGCTGGAGACGGTGGAAGGCATTACCTACGAGCTGACATCCATGGGCACGATTATCGAAGGTCCGCTGGCGCGGATTCTGGCGGCTGTCGAAGCGCTGCACGAGTCCCCTTTTACTGCCGGAGCACAGCGGGTGTCCACCTCGCTCAAGATTGATGACCGGCGGGATAAGCCGTCCACAAGCCGCAGCAAGCTGGAATCGGTGGAACGCAAACTGCAGGCGGATTAA
- a CDS encoding sugar phosphate isomerase/epimerase family protein, with the protein MAAIKQQIGIQMYTLRDRAEKDFLGTLRKVAEIGYKSVEFAGYFGVSAAELRKTLDELGLSAPSAHIGLDFSSLENMQSALSREIEYAREVGLEYLITPSAPLPEQPALDDVLALIPFFEKASGMVRAAGLKYGYHNHDFEFKQVNGQAVIDIWLERIPAEHMVAEFDLGWVHVGGAVPAEYISRYAGRVPLVHIKDFGAGHEEADLGKGQVDFESVFKAADEAGIQHYIVEQEVFASSSLESARLALDYFRKRGMV; encoded by the coding sequence ATGGCGGCTATCAAACAGCAGATCGGGATACAGATGTACACCCTGCGAGACAGGGCGGAGAAGGATTTTCTGGGGACGCTGCGCAAGGTGGCGGAGATCGGTTACAAGTCGGTGGAATTTGCCGGGTATTTTGGCGTATCGGCTGCAGAACTGCGCAAAACGCTGGATGAGCTTGGACTGTCGGCCCCCTCAGCGCATATCGGGCTGGATTTCAGCAGTCTGGAGAATATGCAGTCGGCATTATCCAGAGAGATCGAATATGCCCGGGAGGTTGGGCTGGAGTATCTCATCACACCTTCTGCGCCTCTTCCGGAGCAACCTGCGCTGGACGATGTGCTGGCTCTGATTCCATTCTTTGAAAAGGCTTCCGGGATGGTGCGGGCAGCAGGGCTGAAGTACGGCTACCACAACCATGACTTTGAGTTCAAGCAGGTCAACGGGCAGGCCGTCATCGACATCTGGCTGGAGCGGATTCCTGCTGAGCATATGGTGGCAGAGTTTGATTTGGGCTGGGTGCATGTGGGGGGTGCAGTACCGGCGGAGTATATCTCCCGGTATGCCGGACGTGTGCCGCTGGTTCATATCAAGGATTTCGGTGCGGGCCATGAGGAAGCCGATCTCGGGAAGGGCCAGGTCGATTTCGAGAGCGTCTTTAAGGCTGCGGATGAAGCCGGAATTCAGCACTACATCGTGGAGCAGGAGGTTTTCGCTTCTTCGTCACTGGAGAGCGCCCGGCTGGCGCTGGATTACTTCCGCAAGCGGGGAATGGTGTAA
- a CDS encoding DUF6442 family protein: MDKEIILEKIRQEKKDEGKEFIFNRGRKFGVIGTLSIFCILAVFNLYNNHQGTNAALLAVVMGYLGCESFGIYSITKKKMDLIKIIFGSGLSLFFFIKYFLIVG; this comes from the coding sequence ATGGATAAGGAAATCATATTAGAAAAAATCAGACAGGAAAAAAAGGATGAGGGAAAGGAGTTTATTTTTAATAGAGGCAGAAAATTTGGAGTCATAGGCACGCTGAGTATATTTTGCATTTTAGCTGTTTTCAATTTATACAATAATCATCAGGGGACAAATGCTGCATTATTAGCGGTGGTTATGGGGTATCTTGGCTGTGAAAGTTTCGGAATCTATAGTATAACTAAAAAGAAAATGGATTTAATTAAGATCATTTTTGGATCTGGTTTAAGCCTCTTTTTTTTCATAAAATACTTCTTAATTGTAGGATAG
- a CDS encoding helix-turn-helix transcriptional regulator yields the protein MNEKLMLKNRLREARAEQKLSQTQLAEMVGVSRNTISSIETGQFNPTAKLALVLCIALDKKFEELFYFDM from the coding sequence ATGAATGAAAAGTTGATGTTGAAAAATAGATTGCGAGAGGCAAGAGCAGAACAAAAATTATCCCAAACCCAATTGGCAGAAATGGTGGGCGTTTCAAGAAATACAATAAGTTCTATTGAAACAGGGCAGTTTAATCCTACCGCAAAATTGGCTCTAGTCTTATGCATTGCTTTGGACAAAAAATTTGAAGAGTTATTTTATTTTGATATGTGA
- a CDS encoding ASCH domain-containing protein — protein MKCLTIRQPWAALIVLGEKQFETRSWQTAYRGELAIHAGMGIDKTACRQEPFKSALARHGFTVDNLPSGSHRRHKPSGRLL, from the coding sequence ATGAAATGTCTGACAATCCGGCAGCCCTGGGCCGCATTAATTGTGCTTGGGGAAAAACAGTTCGAAACCCGTTCCTGGCAAACAGCTTATCGCGGTGAACTGGCTATTCATGCCGGAATGGGGATCGACAAAACTGCCTGCAGGCAGGAGCCTTTCAAGTCGGCCTTGGCGCGGCATGGCTTCACTGTGGACAATCTCCCCTCTGGGAGCCATCGTCGCCACAAGCCGTCTGGCCGATTGCTATAA